A section of the Pseudomonas prosekii genome encodes:
- a CDS encoding NADP-dependent oxidoreductase, which translates to MTTQTNRQFLLAKRPVGAATRETFTYQEVPVGEPAAGQILVKNEYLSLDPAMRGWMNEGKSYIPPVGIGEVMRALGVGKVVASNNPGFAVGDYVNGALGVQDYYLGEPRGFYKVDPKLAPLPRYLSALGMTGMTAYFALLDVGAPKAGDTVVLSGAAGAVGSIAGQIAKIKGCRVIGIAGGADKCKFLIDELGFDGVIDYKNEDVHAGLKRECPKGVNVYFDNVGGDILDAVLSRLALKARVVICGAISQYNNKEAVKGPANYLSLLVNRARMEGFVVMDYAAQFAAAGQEMAGWMAKGQLQSREDIVEGLETFPETLMKLFSGENFGKLVLKV; encoded by the coding sequence ATGACTACCCAGACCAATCGCCAATTCCTGCTCGCCAAACGCCCGGTCGGCGCGGCGACCCGCGAAACCTTCACCTATCAAGAAGTACCGGTCGGCGAGCCGGCGGCGGGTCAGATCCTGGTGAAGAACGAATACCTGTCGCTGGACCCGGCCATGCGTGGCTGGATGAACGAGGGCAAGTCCTACATCCCGCCGGTCGGTATCGGCGAGGTAATGCGCGCGTTGGGCGTAGGCAAAGTCGTCGCGTCGAACAATCCGGGGTTTGCCGTCGGTGACTACGTCAACGGCGCCCTCGGCGTGCAGGATTATTACCTCGGCGAGCCGCGCGGCTTCTACAAGGTCGACCCGAAACTGGCACCGCTGCCGCGCTATTTGTCGGCGCTGGGCATGACCGGCATGACCGCTTATTTCGCGCTGCTCGACGTCGGCGCACCGAAGGCCGGCGACACCGTGGTGCTGTCCGGCGCGGCAGGTGCGGTGGGCAGCATTGCCGGGCAGATCGCCAAAATCAAAGGTTGCCGGGTGATCGGCATCGCCGGCGGCGCAGACAAGTGCAAGTTCCTCATCGATGAGTTGGGGTTCGACGGCGTCATCGATTACAAGAACGAAGACGTCCACGCCGGGCTCAAGCGCGAATGCCCGAAAGGCGTGAACGTGTATTTCGATAACGTCGGCGGCGACATTCTCGACGCGGTGTTGAGTCGTCTGGCGCTGAAAGCGCGGGTGGTGATTTGCGGCGCGATCAGCCAGTACAACAACAAGGAAGCGGTCAAGGGCCCGGCCAACTACCTGTCGCTGCTGGTCAATCGCGCGCGCATGGAAGGTTTTGTGGTGATGGACTACGCCGCGCAATTCGCCGCCGCCGGGCAGGAAATGGCCGGCTGGATGGCCAAGGGGCAATTGCAGAGTCGCGAAGATATTGTCGAGGGACTGGAGACATTCCCGGAGACGCTGATGAAATTGTTCAGCGGCGAGAATTTCGGCAAGTTGGTGTTGAAGGTGTAA
- the pyrF gene encoding orotidine-5'-phosphate decarboxylase gives MSVCQTPIIVALDFPTRDAALKLADQLDPKLCRVKVGKELFTSCAAEIVGTLRDKGFEVFLDLKFHDIPNTTAMAVKAAAEMGVWMVNVHCSGGLRMMAACREVLDQRTGPKPLLIGVTVLTSMEREDLAGIGLDIEPQEQVLRLAALAEKAGMDGLVCSALEAQALKSAHPSLQLVTPGIRPAGSAQDDQRRILTPRQALDAGSDYLVIGRPISQAADPAKALADVVAEIA, from the coding sequence ATGTCCGTCTGCCAGACTCCTATCATCGTCGCCCTGGATTTCCCCACCCGTGACGCCGCACTGAAGCTGGCCGACCAGTTGGACCCGAAACTGTGCCGGGTCAAAGTCGGCAAGGAACTGTTCACCAGTTGCGCCGCAGAAATCGTCGGCACCTTGCGCGACAAGGGTTTCGAAGTGTTCCTCGACCTCAAGTTCCACGACATCCCGAACACCACCGCCATGGCGGTGAAAGCGGCGGCGGAAATGGGCGTGTGGATGGTCAACGTGCATTGCTCCGGCGGCCTGCGCATGATGGCCGCGTGCCGCGAAGTGCTCGACCAGCGCACCGGCCCCAAGCCGCTGTTGATCGGCGTGACCGTGCTGACCAGCATGGAACGTGAAGATCTGGCGGGGATTGGTCTGGACATCGAGCCGCAGGAGCAAGTCTTGCGCCTCGCCGCGTTGGCGGAAAAAGCCGGGATGGACGGTCTGGTGTGTTCGGCACTGGAAGCGCAGGCGCTGAAATCGGCGCATCCGTCGCTGCAATTGGTGACGCCGGGGATTCGTCCGGCGGGCAGCGCGCAGGATGACCAGCGACGCATTTTGACCCCGCGTCAGGCGCTGGATGCTGGCTCGGATTACCTGGTGATTGGTCGCCCGATCAGCCAGGCAGCGGATCCGGCGAAAGCGTTGGCCGATGTCGTCGCCGAAATCGCCTGA
- a CDS encoding response regulator, which produces MHNTPAPVNDDQKTPGDDKRWSIRALIVDDDIPIRELMIDYLARFNIHASGVTDGAAMRQALQAEHFDVVVLDLMLPGEDGLSLCRWLRAESDIPILMLTARCEPTDRIIGLELGADDYMAKPFEPRELVARIQTILRRVRDDRTEQRANIRFDNWRLNSVLRQLIAADGLVVPLSNAEFRLLWVFIERPRRVLSREQLLDAARGRSIEAFDRSIDLLVSRLRQKLGDDPKNPQLIKTVRGEGYLFDARDIG; this is translated from the coding sequence ATGCACAACACCCCCGCACCTGTGAACGACGATCAAAAGACGCCCGGCGACGACAAGCGTTGGAGCATTCGCGCCTTGATCGTTGACGATGACATTCCGATCCGCGAACTGATGATCGACTACCTGGCGCGTTTCAATATCCACGCCAGCGGCGTCACCGACGGCGCGGCGATGCGCCAGGCGCTGCAAGCGGAACATTTCGACGTGGTGGTGCTCGACTTGATGCTGCCCGGCGAAGACGGTTTGTCGTTGTGCCGCTGGTTGCGCGCCGAATCCGATATTCCGATCCTGATGCTCACCGCGCGTTGTGAACCCACCGACCGCATCATCGGCCTGGAGCTGGGCGCCGACGATTACATGGCCAAGCCGTTCGAGCCGCGTGAGTTGGTCGCGCGGATTCAGACGATTCTGCGGCGGGTGCGCGACGATCGCACCGAGCAGCGTGCGAATATTCGTTTCGACAATTGGCGCCTGAACAGTGTGCTGCGCCAGTTGATCGCCGCTGATGGTTTGGTGGTGCCGCTGTCCAACGCCGAATTCCGCCTGTTGTGGGTATTTATCGAACGTCCCCGGCGCGTGCTCAGCCGCGAACAATTGCTCGATGCCGCGCGCGGTCGTTCGATTGAAGCGTTTGATCGCAGCATCGATCTGCTGGTGTCGCGCCTGCGGCAGAAACTCGGTGATGACCCGAAAAATCCGCAGTTGATCAAAACCGTTCGCGGTGAGGGTTATCTGTTCGACGCTCGAGACATCGGCTGA